The Breoghania sp. L-A4 sequence CTGGAGACCTTCGCCCGGTTCGGCACCCAGCTTGACGCCGAAACCCGGCGCAAGCTGACCCGCGGGCTGCGCGTGCGCGAGGTGCTGAAACAGCGCGAGCATGATCATCTGGACGTGCCCGAGCAGATCGCGGCGCTGCTCGCCGCGACGGAAGGCCTGTTCGACGACCTCGAGCCCGACGCCGTGGCCGGAGCCGAACAGACGGTGCGCAAAGCCGTGCGCGCGCGGGCTGGCGATGTCTGCGACCGGATCGACGCGGGAGAGAAGCTGGACGACGCCGATCGTGCAACGCTGATCAAGGTGATGCGCGACGCGCTGTCGGAATCGCAGACGGAGGCGGACGATGGACACGCTTGAAAGCCTCGCGGACGCGCTGGAGACCACGGGCGACATTCAATCCATCGTGCGGACGATGAAGGCGCTGTCCTCAGTCAGCATCCGGCAATACGAACACGCCGAAGCGGCGATGGCGGATTATGCCCGCACCGTCGAACTGGGTCTGATGGCGGTTTTGCGCCAACAAGGATCCGCCGGTCTGCTCCTGCCCGGCGCCGACAGCGCGGCCGGGCGCGAGGCGCTGATCGTGATCGGGTCCGATCGCGGGCTGTGCGGGGGATACAACGACAAGGTCACACGCGCCGCCCTCTCGCGGATGGGGGACCAGCCCATGGTGCTGGGCGTCATCGGGACGCGCGTGGCGGCCAGGCTCGAGGCGGATGGGCGGCGCGTGGATACGGTCCATACCCTGCCCGGCTCGGTGGAGGGACTGTCGCGGCTGGTCCAATCGGTGATCCTCGGGATCGACCGCTGGACACGGCTCGAAGGGGTCAGACAGGTCTGGCTCGTCCACAATCGCCGCGAGGGACGCAGCACGGCGAAGCCGCAGACTCACCGGTTGCTGCCATTGCCTGACGGCTATCTGCAAAAACTGGCGAAGGTCGACTGGCCCGGACGGTCCCTGCCACTGTTCCGGATGGATCCCGACCGGCTGATGTCATGGCTCGTGCAGCAGCGGTTGTTTGTGATGCTCTACCGCGCCCTGGCCGAGGCGTCGGCCAGTGAACACGCCTCCCGGCTGGCCGCGATGCAGGCCGCCGAGCGCAACATCGAGGAGCGGCGCGACGACCTGCGCCAGCTGTACCGCCAGCGCCGGCAGGAATCGATCACCCGGGAGCTCCTGGACGTGGTCTCGGGCTTTGAGGCCGTCAGCTCGGCGGATTGAGCATCACCGCCCGCTTGGCGCCGCGCTGGTCATTGCCGCCACCATCTTCTGCGCGCCCACGGCGTGAAGATCGCCAGCGCGCTGTCCAGACGCATGTCCCCTCCAGCGTGTTCCCCAATGTCACTCGCCACCCGCTTCTGTGGGGCTTGAAGGGCGATGGCCGTCAATTCGGCTCCGCGCCACACTGACGTGACGCAGAGCGTCGATCAACGCGGCTCGGTGTGCACCCTGTCTGCCTCCAATGCTTCGGCGGTTCGCGCCAGCGCAGAGTCGATGTCGTCTGTCCGCAGGAACTGATCGTCCAGCAGGGTGGGCTCGTAGGGGAGCTGACGCCGCGTCACGGCAACCATATGCCCAATCGACCCGAGCAATCTCGCCAGCGATGCGTCCGTACCGTAGCGGATACCCTTCGGCACGCAGATTCCGTCGTCCTCGCCCGGCTCCTGGCCCGGCGGACAGACCCGGCCACCACGGCCCGGCTCGACCTCCGGCGTCACCGGCCCGATATCGCCGGCCACGCAGCCGCCGTCGATCGGACTTGGCCGCATTCCGTTGGGACATGCGATGAGATAACCGTCAGGAACCGGGACGAGCAGGATCTTGATGTCCGGCACGCACCGGTCGTCCTTGCCCGGGATCTGGCCCGGAGGGCACCCGCCCTCGCCGGGGCGCTGCGGTTTCAGCGTGAACGTGACCCCGCACAGGCCGGACGGCCCGGGCTGGCTGCCGTCCGGACAGGGCTCCAGCCGGTAGCCGGCCTCGCCGGTCCGGTTTCCATTGCCAGAACTCTTTCGGCAGGCGGCTTCACATGCGTTGTTCGATTTTTCGCAGCCGACTTTGTCCTTGTCGAAGCGGCGATCGGAGCTGACCGTGCAATTGGCGAATTGGCTGTTCGCGCTTGCCATGCAGCTTCTGTAGCCGGCGGTCCCCTTCTTGTACTCCGAGCAGTCGGAAGTGCGGCGGCTCAAGTCCGCCTTGCAGGACCTTTCCGAAGTCGCGTGGTTGGTCTGGGTGGTCTTGTCGCAGTCGGCCTTCTGATCCTCGCATTGATCAAGGCACATCTGCAGCGAGTCGGCGCGCGCGGTCGATGCGATGGTGGAGAGCACGAAGCCGAGCATAAGCACAATTGCCGCTCTCAGGATCGCGCATTGCTCCGGGCTAGCTCGAACCATTTTCGCTTTCCTCATTGCCGGCTGGAACAGTCTGCAGCAAGTCCACTGAACGGCGCGCGTGAAATTCCAATTCTCCGTGCCGCAGCGCCGGGGTTGAATATGCAACTAGACAGTCACCAGTCACCATGCGCTGTCAGAATATCAAAATATACCGTAGAAACTCATCAATATTGAATAGTAATCTGTACGATCAGAGTTGACAAGTCGATATCGCGTTGGCGCTGCGGAAGAGAACAACAAAAAGCCGGAACATTACTGTAATACATAGCGCAATTCGGCTGATACGCTTCAAGATACCGGATAGAAGGTGCGTGTGCCGCAGCGGAACAGTCCGTCCGCCATCAGTCCTCCACGACGAGAACCGTCCCAGCACGTCCATATCGAAGATGGCCTGACGCGGGCCCTGGTCGCAGCGCCGCAGAAGATCGTCGTCACGCGAAAGATCAATGGGAGCCTGGATGATGACCTGCACCGGGTCGCACTCGTCTCGACTGTTGCGCACCGCCAGCGCCACACGATCACCCGGAAATTTCTGGACGTGGTCTCGGGCTTTGAGGCCGTCAGTTCGGCAGACTGAGCGTCCGCGTACCAGCACGCTCAAACGACCGCTCCAAACGCAACAACGGTTCCCGCGCGCCCCTCGAGGATCGCCAGCGCCTCGCCCAGCCGTCCGATCCCGGCCATGCGACCCTCACCGCCAGCCGCGAAACGCGCCGCGGCTTCGGCTTTCGGTCCCATCGAGCCCGCCGGCAGGCCCAGCGCGGCGGCCTCGGCGGGGCTGAGCCGCTCGATCCGGGACACCTTCTCGGTGCCGAAGTTGCGCAGGATCCCCTCGACATCGGTCAGCATCAGCAGCGCGTCCGCGTCCAGGTTCTCGGCCAGAAGCGCGCTCGCCGCGTCCTTGTCGATCACCGCCTGAACGCCGGTAAGGCTCCCGTCGGCGCGCGCCATCACCGGGATGCCCCGCCGCCGGCGCAGATCACGATGGTGCCGTGCCGCAACAGCAGCCGGATCACCTTCAGGTCGGGAATCTCCACCGGCGCGGGCGAGGGCACGACGCGGCGCCAGTGGTCGCCGTCGCGCGCGATGCTCCAGCCGTGGCGCTGCGCCATCTCCTCCGCCTGCGCCTTGTCGTAAACGGGGCCGACGAACTTCGTCGGCTTGTCGAAGGCCGGATCCTCGGGGTCGACACGGATCTGTGTGAGCAGCGTGGCGACGGGGCGCGTGTGAGCGAGCGCATTTTCCAGCTCCTGCTCGATCAGGTAGCCGATCATGCCTTCCGTCTCGGCGCCCATCACGTCGAGCGGATAGATCTCGTCGGGCTTGTAGGCGAGGCCCTGCAGGGCGAGCAGGCCCACCTGCGGGCCGTTGCCATGGGTGATGACGAGGTCGTGTCCGGCCTCCACGATCTGGGCCAAGGCTGCTGCGGCGATCCGGGCGTTCTCGCGCTGATG is a genomic window containing:
- a CDS encoding F0F1 ATP synthase subunit gamma, whose amino-acid sequence is MDTLESLADALETTGDIQSIVRTMKALSSVSIRQYEHAEAAMADYARTVELGLMAVLRQQGSAGLLLPGADSAAGREALIVIGSDRGLCGGYNDKVTRAALSRMGDQPMVLGVIGTRVAARLEADGRRVDTVHTLPGSVEGLSRLVQSVILGIDRWTRLEGVRQVWLVHNRREGRSTAKPQTHRLLPLPDGYLQKLAKVDWPGRSLPLFRMDPDRLMSWLVQQRLFVMLYRALAEASASEHASRLAAMQAAERNIEERRDDLRQLYRQRRQESITRELLDVVSGFEAVSSAD